The following proteins come from a genomic window of Anabas testudineus chromosome 3, fAnaTes1.2, whole genome shotgun sequence:
- the mical2a gene encoding F-actin-monooxygenase MICAL2 isoform X3, translating to MGKTEEERENVAKLFENFFQASTCKGTLQAFSVLCRQLDLDPADNSTFYSSLKAKVNYWKAKALWSKLDKRMSHKEYKKGQACVGTKCLIIGGGPCGLRTAIELALMGAKVVVIEKRDSFSRHNVLHLWPYTIHDLRGLGAKKFYGKFCAGAIDHISIQQLQLILLKVALIVAVEFHINVEFINLLEPPEDQENEGLGWRAAIRPADHPVANFQFDVVVGADGRRNTLEGFKRKEFRGKLAIAITANFINRNTTAEAKVEEISGVAFIFNQKFFLDLKEETGIDLENIVYYKDNTHYFVMTAKKQSLLDKGVVINDYVDTQMLLSSENVSQEALLCYAREAADFGTNYQLPTLDFAMNHCGQPDVAMFDFTSMHASENAALVRERFGHQLLVALVGDSLLEPFWPMGTGCARGFLAAFDTAWMVKSWAHGRPVLEVLAERESIYRLLPQTTPENIAKNFEQYTIDPATRYPNLNSSCVRPLQVRHLYISGELKSCSLERAATIRRPVNLCRRDTEIRPARLLTWCQKQTEGYRNVTVTDLTSSWQSGIALCALIHRFKPQLIDFDSLNEEDHAANLQLAFDISEREFGIRPFVSVKELSAGDELDKTRMITYLSKFYELFRGTPLPASGSREVDENNEEYPSKEVRSNNNVLNLAVPRKRIPKDEKRSDSSDPIYKRRRRFCCLEEATNVSSNDTSVREGQDTKENKVRSMATQLLAKFESTPSYAVHKTQKKAQTQQSREFHTKSVKDKAVHLSGLFSEDSSTGLKVGSVRRTFPSSVDKCHSCERRVYMVERVCAEGLYFHRECFRCSTCSSALRQGAHAFDSERGKLFCKLHFEQRNNGVNLRRTFSLSSNRHGVEVQEQCVADEESCQSASTADQQSPPAAGTFSSFIRKQLNWPLSVTRAVCNAPSYLFHRARCTAQALTGHLRDNAQDYTFLYELLSMSLPMLFVLQEVLLQMYSEAVPDEPSSLQPALLWLQEHIGHRLI from the exons TGCCTCATTATCGGAGGAGGCCCTTGTGGTCTGCGGACGGCTATTGAGCTCGCTTTGATGGGTGCCAAAGTGGTGGTGATCGAGAAGAGAGACTCCTTCTCCAGACACAACGTGCTGCACCTCTGGCCCTACACCATCCACGACCTGCGGGGTCTTGGGGCCAAAAAGTTCTATGGCAAATTCTGTGCAGGGGCCATAGACCACATAA GcattcagcagctgcagctaaTCCTTCTGAAGGTTGCCCTCATTGTTGCAGTGGAGTTTCACATTAATGTGGAGTTCATCAACTTGCTGGAACCTCCAGAGGATCAGGAAAATGAAG GGCTTGGGTGGAGAGCTGCAATCCGACCTGCCGATCATCCTGTGGCTAACTTTCAGTTTGATGTTGTTGTGGGAGCTGATGGACGAAGGAATACTCTGGAAG GTTTCAAAAGGAAGGAGTTCAGGGGTAAACTGGCAATCGCCATCACAGCCAACTTCATCAACAGGAACACTACTGCTGAGGCCAAAGTGGAAGAGATCAGCGGAGTAGCTTTCATCTTCAACCAGAAGTTTTTTCTTGACCTCAAAGAGGAGACAG GTATTGATCTGGAAAACATTGTGTACTACAAGGACAACACACATTACTTTGTCATGACTGCCAAGAAACAGAGCCTGCTGGACAAGGGAGTTGTCATTAAT GACTACGTAGACACCCAGATGCTGCTGAGCAGTGAAAATGTCAGCCAGGAAGCTCTTCTGTGCTACGCCCGAGAGGCTGCTGACTTTGGCACCAACTACCAACTTCCCACTTTGGACTTTGCCATGAACCACTGCGGACAGCCAGATGTAGCAATGTTTGACTTCACAAGCATGCACGCCTCTGAGAACGCTGCTCTGGTCAGAGAGAGATTTGGACACCAGCTCCTGGTAGCGCTGGTTGGAGACAGTCTGCTAGAG ccaTTCTGGCCAATGGGGACAGGTTGTGCCAGAGGCTTCCTAGCTGCTTTTGACACAGCCTGGATGGTAAAGAGCTGGGCTCATGGTCGGCCAGTTCTGGAGGTGCTGGCAgagag GGAGAGTATTTACAGGCTTCTTCCTCAGACAACGCCAGAAAACATTGCAAAAAACTTTGAGCAGTACACCATAGATCCTGCCACTAGATACCCTAACCTAAACTCCTCCTGTGTCCGGCCACTGCAG GTGCGTCACTTATACATCAGTGGAGAGCTCAAGTCATGCTCTCTGGAGCGTGCTGCCACCATACGACGGCCTGTCAATCTCTGCAGACGAG ATACAGAGATCAGACCGGCGAGACTTCTCACCTGGtgccaaaaacagacagagggcTACAGGAATGTGACAGTCACAGACCTGACATCATCTTGGCAAAGTGGCATCGCCCTCTGCGCCCTCATCCATAGGTTCAAACCTCAGCTGAT AGATTTTGACTCATTAAATGAGGAAGACCATGCTGCAAACCTCCAGCTAGCGTTTGACATCAGTGAGCGGGAGTTTGGGATCCGACCGTTCGTGTCTGTGAAAGAGCTGAGTGCTGGTGACGAGCTGGATAAGACCAGGATGATCACCTACCTGTCCAAGTTCTATGAGCTCTTTCGTGGGACACCTCTGCCTGCATCAG GTTCCAGAGAAGTGgatgaaaacaatgaagaatATCCATCAAAAGAAGTcagaagtaataataatgtgCTCAATCTTGCAGTGCCCAGAAAACGGATACCAAAG GATGAAAAGAGGTCAGACAGTTCAGACCCCATTTACAAAAGGAGACGAAGGTTTTGTTGTTTGGAGGAG gCCACCAATGTGTCCAGTAATGACACCTCAGTACGGGAGGGCCAGGATACCAAGGAAAATAAAGTGCGTTCGATGGCCACTCAGTTGCTGGCCAAATTTGAAAGCACACCCAGTTACgcagtccacaaaacacag AAAAAAGCTCAGACACAACAGAGTAGAGAGTTTCACACAAAGAGTGTAAAGGATAAAGCTGTTCACTTGAGTGGGTTGTTCTCAGAAGACAGCTCGACTGGACTCAAG gtCGGCTCAGTGCGACGGACGTTTCCATCGTCGGTTGACAAGTGTCACTCATGTGAGAGGCGTGTTTATATGGTGGAGAGGGTCTGTGCCGAGGGGCTCTACTTTCATAGGGAGTGTTTTCGATGTTccacctgcagctctgctctaCGACAGGGAGCACACGCTTTCGACTCTGAACGGG GGAAATTGTTCTGCAAACTTCATTTTGAACAACGTAACAATGGGGTAAACCTGCGGAggactttctctctgtcctca AATCGTCACGGAGTTGAAGTTCAGGAACAATGCGTGGCTGATGAAGAAAGCTGCCAGTCTGCGAGTACAGCAGACCAGCAGAGTCCACCTGCAGCAGGTACCTTCAGCTCCTTCATAAGGAAACAGCTGAACTGGCCCCTGAGTGTGACTCGTGCTGTGTGTAACGCCCCTTCGTATCTGTTCCATCGTGCACGTTGTACAGCACAAGCCCTCACCGGCCATTTGAGGGACAACGCCCAGGACTATACATTCCTGTATGAGCTACTGAGCATGAGCTTGCccatgctgtttgttttacaagAGGTACTGCTGCAGATGTACTCAGAGGCTGTGCCTGATGAGCCGAGCTCTTTACAGCCTGCACTGCTGTGGCTGCAGGAGCATATCGGGCACAGGCTCATCTAG